The proteins below are encoded in one region of Alistipes indistinctus YIT 12060:
- a CDS encoding GntR family transcriptional regulator: MVELPRYKQVYETLRRHIAEGVYSAGDLLPSEHELSIVHRVARPTVRRALDQLVADGFILKHQGKGSIVKGVPKGIGILSLTGTTSAVGREDFLTHIILRPEVRSWTEAFSFPVTPYEQEVGCIYFERLRLLNGEPVFLDITMLPNINLPRFTSYNLENTSLFDFLRTKYQIVVTGGTQQLYAIRADKRLQEHLRVKPGHPILQLDRKIETSRPGFHIYSQVFCATRGYGLRGTF, translated from the coding sequence ATGGTAGAGCTGCCCCGATATAAACAAGTTTACGAAACCCTCCGGCGCCATATCGCCGAGGGAGTCTATTCTGCGGGCGATTTGTTGCCCTCCGAACATGAACTGAGCATTGTGCACCGGGTCGCCCGGCCAACCGTGCGTCGTGCGCTCGATCAACTGGTGGCCGACGGGTTTATCCTGAAACACCAGGGAAAAGGAAGTATCGTGAAAGGTGTGCCCAAAGGAATCGGTATTCTTTCGCTGACGGGTACCACATCGGCCGTCGGGCGCGAGGATTTCCTCACGCATATCATCCTCCGGCCGGAAGTGCGTTCCTGGACCGAGGCGTTTTCGTTTCCGGTCACCCCGTATGAACAGGAGGTCGGATGCATCTATTTCGAACGGCTTCGGCTGCTTAACGGCGAGCCTGTGTTCCTCGATATTACGATGCTGCCGAATATCAACCTGCCGCGGTTTACTTCGTATAACCTGGAGAATACCTCGCTGTTCGACTTTCTGCGCACGAAATACCAGATCGTCGTGACGGGCGGGACGCAGCAGTTGTATGCGATCCGGGCGGATAAGCGTCTGCAGGAACACCTGCGCGTCAAGCCGGGACACCCGATCCTGCAACTCGACCGCAAGATCGAGACTTCGCGTCCCGGTTTCCACATTTACAGTCAGGTTTTCTGCGCCACGCGCGGTTATGGCCTGCGAGGCACTTTTTAA